The proteins below are encoded in one region of Enhydrobacter sp.:
- a CDS encoding ATP-binding protein — MRRISDLFETIAVWADRHSPQTLFARALIIIVVPMLLLQALSAWWFYSQRGDNVTNRLAFLLVRDLRALIALHHDFPDEAHRRWIIHHAQVDLLMDVSFRRGIIEQWKPPDHYDIVGREVQGALDADLKRPYFIDNDVGGDQLLLEVQLNNGDIMTVRVPHLRLTFGSSFAYVLAQLGLALVLFGLAIWFMRRELVPIEHLGVAADALGKGRDIPDFAFSGGTREVRNAARAFQTMRIRLSRSIQQRTEMLAGVSHDLRTPLTRMKLSLALLPDSPETRELNDDVADMERMIEGYLAFARGEGDEETAPVDLAEILEEVVAGARRDNADVGLSFEGDMHVELRPLAMKRCLTNLLSNALRHGTRAEIQAVRGRTSVEVIVDDDGPGIPPDRYEDVFRPFYRLDESRNVDTGGVGLGLTIARDVARSHGGDVSLAASPLGGLRVAVRIPL, encoded by the coding sequence ATGAGACGGATCAGCGATCTGTTCGAGACGATCGCGGTGTGGGCCGATCGCCACTCGCCCCAGACGTTGTTCGCACGCGCGCTGATCATCATCGTGGTGCCGATGCTGCTCCTGCAGGCACTCAGCGCCTGGTGGTTCTACAGCCAGCGCGGTGACAATGTGACGAATCGGCTGGCCTTCCTGCTGGTGCGCGATCTCAGGGCGCTGATCGCGCTGCACCACGACTTCCCCGACGAGGCGCACAGACGCTGGATCATCCACCATGCGCAGGTCGATCTCCTGATGGATGTGAGCTTCCGCCGGGGAATCATCGAGCAGTGGAAGCCGCCCGATCATTACGACATCGTGGGGCGCGAGGTGCAGGGAGCGCTCGACGCCGATCTCAAGCGACCCTATTTCATCGACAACGACGTCGGCGGCGACCAGCTCCTGCTCGAGGTCCAGCTCAACAACGGCGACATCATGACGGTGCGGGTGCCGCACCTTCGCCTCACCTTCGGCTCGAGCTTCGCCTACGTGCTGGCGCAGCTCGGCCTCGCCCTCGTTCTGTTCGGCCTCGCCATCTGGTTCATGCGCCGCGAGCTGGTGCCGATCGAGCATCTCGGGGTCGCCGCCGATGCGCTCGGCAAGGGGCGCGACATTCCCGACTTCGCCTTCTCCGGCGGCACGCGCGAGGTGCGCAACGCCGCCCGCGCCTTCCAGACCATGCGCATCCGGCTGAGCCGCTCCATCCAGCAGCGCACCGAGATGCTGGCGGGCGTCAGTCACGACCTGCGCACGCCGCTCACGCGCATGAAGCTCTCGCTCGCACTCCTGCCCGACTCGCCCGAGACCCGGGAGCTGAACGACGACGTCGCCGATATGGAGCGCATGATCGAGGGCTATCTCGCCTTCGCGCGCGGCGAGGGCGACGAGGAGACGGCGCCGGTCGATCTCGCCGAGATCCTCGAGGAGGTGGTCGCCGGAGCCAGACGCGACAATGCCGATGTCGGACTGAGCTTCGAAGGCGACATGCATGTCGAGCTGCGGCCCTTGGCGATGAAGCGCTGCCTCACCAACCTTCTCTCGAACGCGCTGCGCCACGGCACGCGCGCCGAAATCCAGGCCGTTCGCGGCCGCACCTCGGTCGAGGTCATTGTCGACGACGACGGGCCTGGCATCCCGCCCGACCGCTATGAGGACGTGTTTCGCCCCTTCTACCGCCTCGACGAGTCGCGCAATGTCGATACCGGCGGGGTCGGTCTCGGCCTCACCATCGCGCGCGACGTGGCGCGCAGCCATGGCGGCGACGTGTCGCTGGCCGCCTCGCCGCTCGGCGGCCTGCGCGTGGCGGTGAGAATTCCGCTCTGA